The DNA segment CGGTGGCCGTGTTGCTGATTCTGTTCCTTGCCGCCCTCTTCCTGAGGAAGCGGCATGCGCATATGAGTTTCTTCATCCTCTGGTTCTTCATTTTCCTTTTGCCTTTCTCCTACTTTTTCCTCTTCGTTCCGGAATCGATCTTCTTTACGCCGCCCCACTTCCTCTATTTCCCGCTGATGGGGCTGACGGCTGCGGCGGCACTGGCGGGCAACCATGTGCGGGGGTATTTGCGCGGGCGGCGGCAATCCTCATTATTTTTAGCATGCGGGGCGCTTATTCCCTGTCTGCTCGCCGTTCAAACAATAGGACGCAACGGCGACTGGCGGGATGAATTTACGTTTTTCTCGAAAATGCTGCGCCACGATCCGCTGAACGCCCGGACGTATATCGGCATGGGCAACACGCTGCTGGCGCGCGGTCAGATGGGGCACGCACTGGCGCGTTATGCGCAAGCCTACGAGCTGTCAGACCCGCTTCGGAATGAGAGAGCCGGTCCCTTTCCTGATGGCGCGAAAGAAGGAATGATTGCCATATCGAATTATCATGCTGCTGCGGCTAGTGCGGGCATGGGCGATGCTTATTTTGCCCTCGGTGAGCCTGAAAACGCTGTCGAGATGTATCTTGCGGCCCTTGAACAGAATGCTTTTAACTCGGTTATCCATTACAAGCTCGGGCGCGCCTATGAATACATCGGCAGTTTGGAGAAGGCGCTGGCAAGTTACGATCGCGCGCTCCGCCTCGACAAGAATTTGAGCGGCGCCAGGGCATCGCGCGAGATCATTCTTCTGAAGAAAGAAGTATACGATCAGGCGAAGCGCGTATACCTCACCTCACATCTGTCCGGCCGGGAGAAATCAGCCGACGCGTATTACGGCGAAGCCATCATGATCCGTCTGAGCGGGAAAGGGGAGGTGGCCGAAGCATTGTTGAGAGAGGCGGTAAAAGAAGACCCGTTTCATTTCGGGGCGAACCTGGCGCTGGGGCAGATTCTTTCGGAAAGAGGCGCGAACGAAGAGGCGCTGGGCAATTTCAGCATTGCGTACGCCTCGGTTCCCACCTCAGCAGTCGCGGCCAAAGAGCTCGCGCTGACGAGTCTGGTTTTGAAGGACACGCTTGGAGCGGTGCGATGGGCGGCGAAAGCCTACGAGCTTGCACCGGATCAATACTACGAGCAATTCTTGTGGGATGTTCAGAGACTGTCCGCGCCTGCAAAAAAAACAGCCTCTTAAGATTTCGGTCGAAACCACTCGACCGTTCGCCTGAGGCC comes from the Candidatus Abyssobacteria bacterium SURF_5 genome and includes:
- a CDS encoding tetratricopeptide repeat protein produces the protein MKQDNQISPVLEENKPLRLFRTFALAMLLLILVFVVFSNTLANDFVFDDSSMIKNNPAIRSPRYVKLYFIRPFFSVGQPVTGPVDYDYYRPLVLVSYLLDYLLWNGSPGGYHLTNIVLQSISAILFFLVLCRLNVAAPVSFFAAVLFAVHPAIADSVAGVSGRSDPLCALFLLSAFYCFLMMKQASQRAKRVWLAGLSLCYLSALMTKENAIAFPFLLGAYELLKPNPARSEKSLRDTLNTLLPSFTIAVAYFLWRNTVINSSFSLRERGELLQRSATSAVVAAEYLLMAFVPGNLYFERFTRQVETVLSPRAVVSVAVLLILFLAALFLRKRHAHMSFFILWFFIFLLPFSYFFLFVPESIFFTPPHFLYFPLMGLTAAAALAGNHVRGYLRGRRQSSLFLACGALIPCLLAVQTIGRNGDWRDEFTFFSKMLRHDPLNARTYIGMGNTLLARGQMGHALARYAQAYELSDPLRNERAGPFPDGAKEGMIAISNYHAAAASAGMGDAYFALGEPENAVEMYLAALEQNAFNSVIHYKLGRAYEYIGSLEKALASYDRALRLDKNLSGARASREIILLKKEVYDQAKRVYLTSHLSGREKSADAYYGEAIMIRLSGKGEVAEALLREAVKEDPFHFGANLALGQILSERGANEEALGNFSIAYASVPTSAVAAKELALTSLVLKDTLGAVRWAAKAYELAPDQYYEQFLWDVQRLSAPAKKTAS